The Pochonia chlamydosporia 170 chromosome 1, whole genome shotgun sequence genome window below encodes:
- a CDS encoding C2H2 finger domain-containing protein (Gli3) (similar to Metarhizium acridum CQMa 102 XP_007810121.1) produces MARRYSPDSPLSSMGSGSEAYEEDAHEEDEGSLRPSKRQKVDAQSNTSSAVVPEVEHEAVPVPDTLEGMSDVSSDTSGDIPSSPVNARLEEDDFQDQVTVCDWDGCPAGDQGDMDKLVEHIHNSHIENRQKKYTCEWKTCSRKGLPHASGYALKAHMRSHTREKPFYCYLPECDRSFTRSDALAKHMRTVHETEALRPSDPVPKSMQSGTAGKSNKLKIIIKTPQSHGGNGDDDTGDGVNGDSVNSDFFTALPNELFSPDELSYSVDKLYRKCYWESKWADEVGEALKKECKEWEEVYYKEWLEKEVLLSQVIKSEVDWHDRRNAILDGTADVQVSGVVESKESEQTNGNGEAMPAKKAQTAEA; encoded by the exons ATGGCACGACGATACTCCCCAGACTCGCCACTGTCATCAATGGGCTCCGGCTCCGAGGCGTACGAGGAGGATGCCcacgaagaggacgagggcTCTCTACGCCCGTCCAAGCGACAAAAGGTCGACGCGCAATCCAACACTTCGTCAGCCGTGGTCCCCGAGGTGGAACATGAGGCCGTCCCCGTGCCCGATACCCTCGAGGGCATGTCTGATGTATCCTCGGATACCTCTGGCGATATCCCCAGCTCGCCCGTGAATGCACGACTAGAGGAGGATGACTTCCAGGACCAGGTGACTGTTTGCGACTGGGACGGTTGCCCAGCTGGCGACCAaggcgacatggacaagcTGGTTGAGCACATCCACAACTCACACATTGAAAATCGTCAAAAGAAATACACGTGCGAATGGAAGACGTGCAGCAGAAAGGGCCTTCCTCATGCTAGTGGATATGCGCTCAAGGCACATATGCGAAGCCACACGAGGGAAAAGCCCTTTTATTGTTACTTGCCGG AGTGCGACCGTTCCTTTACAAGGTCCGATGCCTTGGCGAAGCACATGCGAACTGTTCACGAAACCGAAGCCCTGCGACCATCAGACCCAGTGCCAAAGTCGATGCAGTCTGGCACTGCTGGCAAGTCTAACAAGCTCAAGATCATCATCAAAACGCCGCAGTCGCACGGCGGCAACGGAGACGACGACACAGGTGATGGTGTTAACGGAGATTCTGTCAACTCGGACTTCTTTACCGCTCTTCCCAACGAGCTGTTTTCGCCAGACGAGCTCTCCTACTCAGTGGACAAGCTATATCGAAAATGCTACTGGGAGTCGAAATGGGCAGACGAAGTTGGCGAGGCGCTCAAGAAGGAATGCAAAGAGTGGGAAGAGGTCTACTACAAGGAGtggctggagaaggaggtgCTCCTGTCGCAGGTAATTAAGAGCGAAGTAGACTGGCACGACCGACGCAACGCTATCCTCGACGGAACAGCCGATGTACAAGTTTCGGGTGTCGTGGAGTCCAAGGAAAGCGAGCAAACCAACGGCAATGGAGAGGCTATGCCCGCCAAGAAGGCCCAAACTGCTGAGGCATAG
- a CDS encoding phospho-2-dehydro-3-deoxyheptonate aldolase (similar to Aspergillus terreus NIH2624 XP_001214060.1), protein MSQFYIENKNVGNKADSEDWRIRGYNPLTPPDLLQHEIPQTPESKQTVIKSRDEVAAVVQDTDERKRLLVVVGPCSIHDPEAALAYCDLLLQASEKHKDELLIVMRSYLEKPRTTVGWKGLINDPEIDGSFQINKGLRLARKLFVDLTAKGMPIASEMLDTISPQFLADLLSVGAIGARTTESQLHRELASGLSFPVGFKNGTDGSLGVAIDAIGAVKHAHHFLSVTKPGVVAIVGTTGNEDCFVILRGGTKGTNYDAASIAEAKAALEKKGVRQRLMVDCSHGNSLKDHRNQPKVAANIAEQIAKGETGIMGVMIESNHNEGNQKVPPEGKSGLKYGVSITDACINWKDTESVLDLLADAVKQRRQVLGANGHA, encoded by the exons ATGTCG CAGTTCTacattgaaaacaaaaatgtCGGCAACAAGGCCGACTCTGAAGATTGGAGAA TTCGCGGCTACAACCCTCTCACGCCGCCCGATCTGCTCCAGCACGAGATCCCCCAAACCCCCGAGTCAAAACAGACCGTCATCAAGTCAAGAGACGAGGTAGCCGCCGTCGTGCAAGACACAGACGAGAGAAAACgtctcctcgtcgtcgtggGCCCTTGCTCCATCCATGATCCCGAAGCCGCCCTCGCCTACTGCGACCTCTTGCTCCAGGCTAGCGAGAAGCACAAGGATGAgctcctcatcgtcatgcGATCCTACCTCGAGAAGCCGCGTACCACCGTCGGCTGGAAGggcctcatcaacgaccCCGAGATTGACGGCAGCTTCCAGATCAACAAGGGTCTGCGGCTGGCTCGCAAGCTCTTTGTCGACTTGACCGCCAAGGGCATGCCCATTGCCAGCGAGATGCTGGACACTATTTCCCCCCAGTTCCTCGCCGACTTGCTCTCCGTGGGAGCCATTGGCGCTAGAACCACCGAGAGCCAGCTTCACCGTGAGCTGGCCAGTGGTTTGAGTTTCCCCGTGGGTTTCAAGAACGGCACTGACGGCTCGCTTGGCGTTGCTATTGACGCAATTGGTGCTGTCAAGCACGCCCACCACTTCTTGTCTGTTACGAAGCCTGGCGTTGTTGCTATTGTCGGCACGACTGGTAATGAGGATTGCTTTGTCATCCTGCGAGGCGGTACCAAGGGCACCAACTATGATGCTGCTAGCATTGCtgaggccaaggctgcgctggagaagaagggcgtTCGTCAGAGACTCATGGTGGATTGCAGCCACGGCAACTCGCTCAAGGACCACAGGAATCAGCCCAAGGTTGCTGCGAATATTGCTGAGCAGATTGCCAAGGGTGAGACGGGTATCATGGGTGTGATGATTGAGAGCAACCACAACGAGG GTAACCAAAAGGTACCCCCTGAGGGCAAATCTGGCCTCAAATACGGTGTCAGCATCACAGATGCCTGTATCAACTGGAAAGACACCGAGTCTGTCCTCGACCTGCTCGCCGACGCCGTCAAGCAGAGACGCCAGGTTCTCGGTGCCAACGGACACGCCTAG
- a CDS encoding proline rich protein 5MeD (similar to Metarhizium acridum CQMa 102 XP_007810122.1) has translation MFPQLVLVVLAGFSFANPVENGPHLQVREDASANHFDICKLLGCHRPTATTTVTWTVTATSVSTATATITTTASCSLSSTFTTSTTPMSTTVSTTSSVPPGTTSSTTITTLTDTTTSTDTTSTDTTTADITTTGTTTMTDTTTSTITTSTDTTSTDTTTSTYTTTPTDTTTSIDTTTSTGTTTTDTATTSSDTTTSTSTTTTDVTKSTDTTTSTDTTTSTDTKTSTDTTSTTDTTSSIPTTTRTTLTTTPTTTTRSTTLTTSPTSPTTKRTTTSPTSQSPTTKRTTSSTSKSPTTSSTTRRTTTTTPSTKPTTTTTHTTSISTRATPPAPSVSPLECSIDAYFIQDRSLLQVNLKTGAKTILSSTVGGTGPKVNAVGYNPLDNYIYGLQDKSIVRVGRNGTLQAVSRADIAAYVGDIDAAGQFYYSAGGRAWGQVDLKPGSSTYGQTIAKGVSDSSALPAGVAVADWVFTPAAPGYLYSVGIDRNSVIYVLRWQVSSRKWEVNFKGVPSFDIKGSGFGAVVATSDGVLYASHNGSGAILRIPLSDPRVATKSALGPKASTNDGCRCALRPDVAA, from the coding sequence ATGTTTCCCCAACTTGTTCTTGTGGTCCTCGCAGGCTTCTCATTTGCCAATCCTGTCGAGAATGGTCCCCATTTGCAAGTTCGAGAAGACGCCTCGGCGAATCACTTTGATATCTGCAAGCTTCTCGGCTGTCACCGGCCAACTGCCACGACTACGGTGACTTGGACTGTGACTGCTACATCTGTGTCTacggccacggccaccatTACTACTACGGCAAGCTGCTCGTTGTCTTCTACTTTTACTACCTCGACGACTCCAATGAGCACCACTGTTTCCACAACTTCATCCGTTCCTCCTGGGACCACGAGTTCAACTACCATAACAACTTTGACTGacaccacaacatcaaccgACACGACATCAACTGACACTACAACGGCTGATATTACTACAACTGGCACCACAACAATGACCGATACTACGACTTCAACTATCACTACCTCAACTGACACAACTTCGACTGacaccacaacatcaacttacacgacaacaccaactgACACTACAACATCGATCGATACTACGACTTCAACCGGCACTACAACGACAGACACTGCTACAACTTCGTCTGACActacaacatcaacctccacGACAACCACTGACGTTACTAAATCGACCGATACTACCACTTCAACCGACACAACAACATCTACTGATACTAAGACTTCAACTGACACCACCAGTACAACAGACACCACAAGCTCtattccaacaaccacccGTACAACTCTCACTACGACTCCCACCACTACCACCCGAAGCACAACTCTTACTACATCTCCTACATCTCCCACCACAAAACGCACAACCACATCCCCCACCTCCCAGTCTCCTACCACAAAGCGTACGACTTCATCCACCTCCAAGTCTCCCACCACATCTTCCACCACCCGCCGCACAACTACCACAACTCCCAGCACCAAAcccacaaccacaaccacacacaCCACCTCCATCTCAACCCGCGCCACCCCTCCCGCCCCCTCAGTCTCCCCCCTAGAGTGCTCCATAGACGCCTACTTTATCCAGGACCGCTCCCTCCTACAAGTCAACCTCAAGACCGGCGCCAAAACCATCCTCTCCAGCACCGTCGGCGGCACGGGCCCCAAAGTCAACGCAGTAGGCTACAACCCCCTCGACAACTACATCTACGGCCTGCAGGACAAATCCATAGTGCGCGTCGGCCGCAACGGCACCCTCCAGGCCGTCAGCAGGGCCGACATCGCCGCCTACGTGGGCGACATTGACGCCGCCGGGCAGTTCTACTACAGCGCCGGCGGCCGCGCCTGGGGCCAAGTCGACCTCAAGCCCGGGAGCAGCACGTACGGCCAGACGATAGCGAAGGGTGTGTCCGACTCGAGTGCGCTGCCAGCGGGGGTGGCCGTCGCAGACTGGGTGTTTACTCCCGCGGCGCCGGGGTATCTCTACAGCGTGGGGATTGATAGGAACAGCGTGATTTACGTGCTTCGGTGGCAGGTGAGCTCGCGGAAGTGGGAGGTGAACTTTAAGGGGGTGCCGAGTTTCGATATCAAGGGCAGTGGGTTTGGGGCCGTCGTGGCGACGagtgatggtgttttgtaCGCCTCGCACAATGGGAGTGGTGCGATTTTGAGGATCCCGTTGAGTGATCCGCGGGTGGCGACGAAGTCGGCTTTGGGGCCAAAGGCGAGTACGAATGATGGGTGTAGGTGTGCTTTGCGGCCCGATGTAGCTGCGTAG
- a CDS encoding SUZ domain-containing protein has protein sequence MKKSNVPDAWDDDWETQADRAAAEDDENPSQGGVSLQPAPPLTKAERIVQHEAANRKMWESADATPQTFHYLEANSSVPLTSTFKPQVKVLSRKPIIAKRDPVTGMSQLSMDDDETERDGKQTQPTAEEIRAKQKRDLEEKQRRYDEARAKIFGESNPSSRGSSPGTVTPPRSDSRHAGRNRGRGGGGGGGQRNNSGNNNEGGRQPDPRRTNNQPSSGRELYDPNFSPKPDSMAQRRGGGDGDGASVSGRGTPLRDDQYQFQAPQQQQAIRMPRGPDGTGRGGFGFARRGGKES, from the exons atgaagaagtcCAACGTCCCTGATGCCTGGGACGATGATTGGGAAACTCAAGCCGACAGAGCTGCCgctgaagatgacgagaacCCCAGTCAAGGCGGGGTTTCTCTCCAGCCCGCGCCGCCGTTGACCAAGGCCGAGCGCATCGTGCAGCATGAGGCTGCAAACCGGAAGATGTGGGAGTCTGC AGATGCAACCCCCCAAACATTCCACTATCTCGAAGCCAACAGCAGCGTTCCCCTCACATCCACATTCAAACCCCAAGTCAAGGTTCTTAGCCGGAAGCCCATCATTGCCAAACGCGACCCCGTAACAGGCATGTCTCAGCTGTCaatggatgacgacgaaacCGAAAGGGATGGCAAGCAAACCCAGCCCACTGCTGAAGAGATACGGGCCAAGCAGAAGCGAGActtggaggagaagcagagaCGATATGACGAGGCTCGAGCCAAGATCTTTGGAGAGTCAAATCCTTCAAGTAGGGGTTCGTCACCGGGCACGGTAACGCCGCCCCGGAGCGATAGCAGACATGCCGGAAGGAACCGTGGACGAGgcggagggggaggaggaggacagCGTAACAACAGTGGCAATAATAATGAAGGCGGGAGACAACCGGACCCAAGGAGAACGAATAACCAACCTTCTTCGGGGCGGGAACTTTACGACCCGAATTTCTCACCAAAGCCGGATTCAATGGCCCAGCGTCGAGGAGGGGGAGATGGCGATGGAGCCTCCGTCTCGGGACGAGGGACACCACTGAGAGATGACCAATATCAATTTCAGGCaccgcagcaacaacaagctATTCGAATGCCTAGAGGACCAGATGGTACTGGCCGGGGAGGATTTGGATTCGCACGACGAGGCGGGAAAGAAAGTTGA
- a CDS encoding C6 zinc finger domain-containing protein (similar to Metarhizium acridum CQMa 102 XP_007810124.1), with the protein MPRHKQPGAPEPKRRSRKGCWQCKARKVKCGEEHPACKNCLKNGNVCDYSVRLNWEGRRAKRPVADDGGHSSPTSSSKPMQWFHEFPTESDRFQDASVTWNQQIDDSEVPDESKVDQLAPAAVSDNNATTTNATAKKTKSSSRTLVFIDESQHLLSSTKSSEGCIAKRRLANSQGTTSISSTRRSSLLNSPALGGGSHKKTKSFTEVTKLDIGQSQLMSCARSTQGTGSSTSWFTYPSVFDGPLTPAPSSNSDDIMNRPGWAEFPSLGSPDSWVSGNGESENSPTQSGCLWEEPVAHGLQETLSNSDVYPCGDGALYGYDTGAADEDLLKSDDANNVVLLSPAAYNSTHGIVDFGEEAMLRQKVKGISGLNQSYYTNVVPVVIPWALEPLPDILKESNMNLVYFHHFLDHTSQVLVPYHDAGANPLRTHLAVLALKSRPLMSLILAYSACHRSQLLGTDLPQMRMAEWAQSIFPALREPVLDNSSTVSDVTLAMAVILVALEIMSPGAFGHGVSWREHIAHARSLHVKPLDLTSDDVTTDGFGFLQSWLAYMDVMGNLVAGPRVELTCKPQAYFALTEASKCAEDLDEIDCMMGISVKCARLLGQVAELAKQCQGERFRLDGRLLHGWTPNSAIAEQALSLEQQLMESLRQSSRPCAHVCAGNIYMTDLAEMAAMNEAFHWAGLIHLRRRVLGKDRGDPDIQGHVEKILKCLDHIRVGGAAETRCLFPMFTAGCEAPGDRHLARIVGRLVGAERSGLKQIRSARLLLEQVWTTGSSWEELISNEFIA; encoded by the exons ATGCCGCGTCACAAACAACCAGGCGCTCCAGAACCGAAACGAAGAAGCCGCAAAGGTTGTTG GCAGTGTAAGGCAAGGAAAGTTAAATGTGGCGAAGAGCATCCCGCCTGCAAAAA CTGTCTTAAAAACGGCAATGTCTGTGATTACAGCGTTCGCCTTAACTGGGAGGGCCGTCGCGCTAAACGACCCGTTGCCGACGACGGCGGCCACAGCAGTCCTACgtccagcagcaagccgaTGCAGTGGTTCCATGAATTTCCAACCGAAAGTGACCGATTCCAAGATGCTTCTGTAACGTGGAATCAGCAAATAGACGATTCAGAAGTCCCAGACGAGAGCAAAGTAGATCAACTTGCCCCAGCAGCTGTGAGTGACAACAATGCAACGACAACCAACGCCACCGCCAAGAAAACGAAGTCAAGTAGCCGGACTCTGGTCTTCATCGATGAGTCCCAGCACCTTCTGAGTAGCACTAAGTCATCCGAAGGATGTATCGCAAAGAGGCGACTTGCAAACTCACAAGGTACTACATCGATAAGCTCTACCCGCAGAAGCTCACTGCTAAATTCGCCCGCTTTGGGTGGCGGGAGCCACAAGAAAACCAAGTCGTTTACCGAGGTCACGAAGCTGGATATTGGACAGTCTCAACTGATGTCTTGTGCCAGATCTACACAGGGAACTggctcatcaacctcctGGTTCACGTACCCAAGTGTATTCGACGGCCCACTTACCCCTGCCCCTTCATCCAACAGCGATGACATTATGAACCGGCCAGGCTGGGCGGAATTTCCGTCTCTCGGGTCTCCTGATTCGTGGGTTTCTGGTAACGGTGAGTCTGAGAACTCGCCAACTCAGTCTGGATGTCTGTGGGAAGAACCTGTCGCACACGGTCTTCAAGAGACTCTGAGCAACTCTGATGTGTATCCTTGCGGAGATGGAGCTCTTTATGGATACGATACTGGGGCAGCAGATGAAGATTTGCTCAAAAGTGATGATGCCAATAATGTAGTTCTGCTTTCACCAGCAGCGTACAACTCTACCCATGGGATCGTAGACTTTGGCGAAGAAGCCATGCTTCGACAGAAGGTTAAAGGAATCAGTGGCCTAAATCAATCCTACTATACGAACGTGGTTCCGGTAGTGATTCCGTGGGCTCTCGAGCCATTACCAGACAT ACTGAAAGAAAGCAATATGAACCTGGTG TACTTT CATCACTTTTTGGACCATACGTCCCAAG TCTTGGTACCATACCATGACGCAGGAGCAAATCCGCTTCGAACGCATCTTGCAGTTCTAGCCCTTAAAAGCCGGCCACTGATGAGTCTTATACTTGCTTACTCGG CCTGTCATCGCTCGCAACTGTTGGGTACAGACCTGCCTCAAATGCGTATGGCAGAGTGGGCACAGTCGATCTTCCCGGCGTTAAGAGAGCCCGTACTGGATAACTCGTCTACTGTATCAGATGTTACGCTGGCTATGGCGGTCATTCTCGTTGCGTTGGAGATTATGTCTCCTGGAGCGTTTGGCCACGGCGTTTCGTGGCGGGAGCATATTGCCCATGCGAGGAGTCTTCACGTTAAGCCTTTAGACCTTACTTCTGACGATGTTACCACAGATGGATTTGGGTTTCTCCAGAGCTGGCTGGCGTACATGGACGTCATGGGGAATCTCGTGGCAGGACCACGGGTCGAGTTGACGTGCAAGCCACAAGCCTACTTTGCTTTGACAGAGGCATCCAAATGTGCtgaagacttggacgaaATTGATTGTATGATGGGGATATCAGTGAAATGCGCTCGTCTACTCGGCCAAGTGGCAGAGCTAGCAAAGCAATGTCAAGGCGAACGGTTCAGACTGGACGGCCGGCTGTTACATGGCTGGACTCCTAACTCTGCCATTGCTGAGCAGGCACTGTCTTTAGAGCAGCAGCTGATGGAAAGTTTAAGGCAATCTTCTAGGCCGTGCGCCCATGTGTGTGCCGGCAATATTTACATGACGGATCTAGCGGAAATGGCTGCCATGAACGAGGCTTTTCACTGGGCTGGGTTGATACACCTACGGCGAAGAGTTCTCGGGAAGGATAGGGGTGATCCCGATATCCAGGGGCATGTGGAAAAGATTCTGAAATGTCTGGATCACATCCGGGTTGGAGGAGCTGCTGAAACGCGCTGCTTATTCCCAATGTTTACAGCAGGCTGTGAAGCGCCTGGTGACAGACATCTAGCCAGAATTGTCGGTCGACTAGTTGGTGCAGAGAGAAGTGGTTTGAAGCAG ATACGCTCGGCTCGGTTACTCCTTGAGCAAGTCTGGACTACCGGCAGCAGCTGGGAAGAGCTCATAAGCAACGAATTTATCGCATGA
- a CDS encoding cytosolic Fe-S cluster assembly factor NAR1 (similar to Coccidioides immitis RS XP_001247856.1) gives MSAILSVDDLNDFISPGVACIKPIETLPAAAPQSSETEVILDGQQSSSTGGAEPAQISLTDCLACSGCVTSAEAVLVSLQSHAEVLSTLDAAPALRIVPDGAGGVRVDGLENEEAKLFVASVSPQTRANLAAACGKGLSEAQAGRMLERLLRKELAGGGAWGNGFTWVVDTNVAREAALVLGADEVLRGDGGVDAPSQPVLSSACPGWVCYAEKTHPHVLRHLSRVKSPQALMGTILKTTLSRKLGIAPSRIWHLAVMPCFDKKLEASREELTDEVWAGSGLPGRGVRDVDCVITSKEILMLAESRGLDFFNISGEGGDDAADHLRQSAVPFPDQRLHNFLFPPRAGPRVPRTAGSSGGLLYYILQCKAAQIPGAEIQTTRGRNADVVEFVVAVNGEPVFKAARYYGFRNIQNLVRRLKPARPSRMPGGKPFGSARRPTGKSASLEYGYVEVMACPGGCTNGGGQIKVDDPVVLERKQISGKPGPQEQKEWLAEVDEAYFSGEEVDGPAGANGRGDNGAVRSSEDVVGGISRSYIHDTLAYWCEVTGISIDRLAFTTYREVISDVGKGTEAERVVQLAGKVGGGW, from the coding sequence ATGAGCGCCATCCTCTCCGTCGACGACTTGAACGACTTTATTTCCCCTGGCGTAGCGTGCATAAAGCCCATCGAGACGCTTCCCGCCGCAGCACCACAATCGTCCGAGACAGAAGTCATTCTCGATGGACAACAATCATCAAGTACGGGCGGGGCAGAGCCCGCGCAGATATCGCTGACGGATTGTCTCGCCTGCTCCGGGTGCGTCACGTCCGCGGAGGCAGTGCTGGTCAGTCTGCAGAGCCACGCGGAGGTTCTATCTACGCTTGACGCCGCGCCAGCGCTGAGGATCGTGCCCGACGGCGCGGGGGGGGTTCGGGTGGATGGCCTGGAGAACGAGGAGGCGAAGCTCTTTGTGGCGAGTGTGAGTCCGCAGACGAGGGCGAACCTGGCGGCCGCGTGTGGGAAGGGCTTGTCTGAGGCGCAGGCGGGGCGTATGCTggagaggttgttgaggaaggagctgGCTGGGGGTGGTGCGTGGGGGAATGGGTTTACGTGGGTTGTTGATACGAATGTTGCGAGGGAGGCGGCGCTGGTGCTGGGCGCGGATGAGGTTCTAAGAGGAGATGGGGGTGTTGATGCACCGTCGCAGCCGGTGTTGTCGTCTGCTTGTCCCGGGTGGGTGTGCTATGCGGAGAAGACGCATCCTCATGTTCTGCGGCACTTGTCGAGGGTGAAGTCGCCGCAGGCGTTGATGGGGACCATTTTGAAGACTACGCTGAGTAGGAAGCTGGGCATTGCGCCGAGTAGGATCTGGCATCTGGCGGTCATGCCTTGCTTTGATAAGAAATTGGAGGCTAGCAGGGAGGAGCTCACGGACGAGGTGTGGGCGGGATCAGGGTTACCGGGACGTGGTGTCAGGGACGTGGACTGCGTTATCACGAGCAAGGAGATTCTAATGCTTGCTGAATCAAGAGGACTCGATTTCTTTAACATTTCAGGCGAAGGCGGCGACGACGCCGCAGACCATCTTCGACAGTCTGCGGTGCCTTTCCCCGACCAACGACTACATAATTTCCTGTTTCCTCCTCGAGCCGGCCCAAGGGTACCTCGTACGGCAGGTTCCTCGGGCGGACTCCTCTATTATATCCTGCAGTGCAAGGCTGCGCAAATTCCTGGCGCTGAAATTCAAACGACACGGGGTCGTAATGCAGATGTGGTTGAGTTCGTGGTGGCCGTGAATGGCGAGCCGGTATTCAAAGCAGCTCGCTATTATGGATTCAGGAATATTCAAAACTTGGTGCGAAGGTTGAAGCCCGCACGACCCTCCCGCATGCCTGGCGGCAAGCCCTTTGGCAGCGCTCGACGACCAACTGGCAAGTCGGCGTCCCTTGAGTATGGCTATGTCGAGGTAATGGCGTGTCCTGGAGGCTGCACCAACGGCGGTGGCCAGATCAAGGTTGATGATCCGGTTGTCCTTGAGAGGAAGCAAATTTCGGGTAAGCCTGGCCCTCAAGAGCAAAAGGAGTGGTTGGCCGAAGTCGATGAGGCATATTTTTCAGGTGAAGAGGTGGACGGGCCGGCAGGGGCCAATGGTCGTGGCGATAATGGTGCGGTTCGAAGCAGCGAAGATGTGGTGGGTGGCATCTCTCGCTCGTATATACATGATACCCTGGCGTACTGGTGTGAGGTAACGGGCATTAGCATAGATAGACTTGCATTCACGACGTATCGCGAGGTCATAAGCGACGTCGGAAAGGGGACTGAAGCCGAAAGGGTGGTTCAGTTGGCTGGTAAGGTTGGTGGCGGGTGGTAG